The Lycium ferocissimum isolate CSIRO_LF1 chromosome 8, AGI_CSIRO_Lferr_CH_V1, whole genome shotgun sequence DNA segment CCTGTTTataatttactttttaattcaaattcgtGCTGTGAAATGCTTATAATTTATTTGTTGTGGTTCctttattttgttatatcatcTTTTTAATGTGTCAAGCGCTTCAGCATTCACTTCATATTAGTGAGTAGAATAATTAAAAACgtagagagaaaagaaaattcagatTCATGCCGCGAAGTGCTTCCTTTGTTCTTAATGATCGCTTTCTTAATGCGTGgttagtaaaaaattatttgtatttggTATTTTCATTAACCCAATAAATATATGACACGCAAATTCGAATACACTattatcaataatcataattaatttacaCTCACTCTCACTATAATTGATAATTAATCATAATAAACTAGTTTATAAGTACCGAGTACAAGTATCAAATAGCTCTTTCTTGCGtacgttttcttttttttaaggatATGATATAGCACCAGAATGgattcctcttctttttttataatcACTCTAGCTTatacttataaatatttaaaaaaaaaaaaaaaaaaaaaaaactaagaaaatATCTGACGGCTTCACCaatcgatgaacagaataatgcTTAATTTTTCTCTCACATAAACTTTACTACTATTTCAATAGAACTTCCTACGAATAGGCAGAAATGACCAATAAATAACAAGATCAACCCCAAATACATACAAAAGGCAGAAAAATTTACTTGCCATAGCTACCTCTAAtacttatttatgaataataactaccttatttttatttaatttttatagctttattttttcaaaattacatttcataactGGTCCAGTAACTTTTGAAATACATGTACCTCTCTATTCTCCCTCACTACACATTTAAGATTTATCATCTTCtccaaaccctaaaaaaaattctctctcttctctccccTTCCCCTCACTGCCGCCTCTCTCCCTCCCTTTCTCTATCACCGGCCTCTCTTCTCCTTCCCCTCACATACCCCTCCCTCCCTTATCTATCTACACCACCCACCCCGCCgtcaacaccaccaccaccaccactattACTACTAtctccatctccaaactcaaaaaaaaaaccattgtAATTAAGTTATTAAACCCTAATGAACGAGTGTTTAATGAAGAATTTTTGTATTACTACCAtctccatctccaaactcaaaaaaaaaaccattgtAATTAAGTTATTAAACCCTAATTAACGAGTGTTTAATGAAGAATTTTTGGTAGTATAAGAGTGTTAATGTTATGAGAGAAAAGAAGGAATATTATGCGAAGAACGATATGGCGGCATTGAAAGGTTTCGATTTTGAGGTTTAGGGCAAGGAGTAAAGGTGAAAGGACGATAATGGCCTTTTCTTAAATAGATAGACGTCACCTGAAGGAAAATATCTTTCCTTAtagtgtatttttttgtattcgCTTTGTATTTCGAAGGAGAAAATGTATATTCGtcatttttttagtgtttttcaaTGTActgtttcagtatatttcagtgtacTGTTTCAATATATTTCgctatatttcaatgtatttctaatttacgAAACAGTTTTCTAtacatttcattgtattccattgtatatacgcatactacaattttatatttcttaaacaatcaaccatatttcattgtattccagtgtatatttttctgtatttggaagtatttctaaaagtttggaatggagtaatttggagagagaaacgtGGGTTGTTATGGAACTTCAGCCGTTATGCATGatacatggttgatttaatttgacttattatttaaaatgaaataagagaatatgttccataaatacaacCTATTTTTATTCTgccaaattttatattttcgtgtatttcaaaaacgcgaaAGACAACCGAATACAACAAAAACCTCATGAGGTTTGCATGAATCATGGAACCATTAATACAAATTACCacataatttgaaaaagatttttattgccataaatatagcctttttttCACTCAAATACACAGTATTTCCGTATTTCATCGTATTTCAAAAACGCGAGATACAATCGAAATACGTCCCAAAAAGCAaatattttaattgtaaatcTTCAACTTATAGCTATAACTTgttagaagctattaaaaggtagttatttgtGTAATAGAAATTGTTAACACAACCATCTTAAAAAATGATctccaattaattaattatcaatTACTATCAGTCAtacattatatttaaaaatatttacaatctTGCACCCTTAAATTCATCTACCAACAAATCAGAAACCCAATTGATGTTTGGAAACTCTTGATCTTATGACTCAAATTCCATAGGTCTTTTCCCCTTTTCATCATGCATTTTATTCACTTGAGAACTACGCCCAATCTCAAGATTCTTCAGCTCATCAGCTAACTTTGCGGGGCTAGttgaaaaaaacgaaaaatcaCTATCATTTTGAAACGTTTGATCGATTCTTGGTTGAGATTGAAAAGGAGGAGCGGGAACAAACAACTcaagatttgatgtatttttctGAGGAGTTTgctgagaagttgaagaatttcCAAGTCGAGAAGCAGTAATACCGTAGTACTGATCTTGAGGTGGTGGTGGCGGCGGCTGAGGATTGCAAGGAATAACCATCCAATTGCCATTTGATCCATTTTCAATTAAAATGTCCGGATATGGTTGGATGTCTAAAGGGTACTGGTACACATAACACCAATTGTACTTCGTCTCAGGACGAAGCTCATTCAATGTGTGTGCGAAGAAACAGACTCGTCTGTCGCACAACCTGCCAGCATTGCACAACTGAGTCCTGTACTTCGCAGGGTGTAGCCAGCACTCGAAAATTCCATGGGACAATTCACAATAATCTCCTTTTATACATGATGCGAATTTGTAACCAGGACATGGGATTGGCAGGTAACTGTATTTTCTAAGGTCACGTCGACGTGCTCTTTCCCCTCGATGAGAAAAGGGGCAAGAGGCCCACTCATGACTGCGAAGTATTGagcattttttaattttgtacaCGTACATATGAAATTGATCTGATTCGCATACTTCTTGATCGGTGAATTCAAGCAAATTGCAGCTAAAATGGCGATTATTTCTATAAGCCATTTGTTACTGTATGGTGATGATACAATTGAAGAAATATAGAATGAAAatgcaaacaaagaaaaacGTACTTATAGatgtatgattttattcacACGTGAATTCAATTGCTAGAAAGAAGTAAAGAGACTCATTGGAACAGCTGAAAtggaaattttggattttttctgAAACAAGAGCAGGCGGTTTCTAATGGAGTAGGATGAATGATAAGTTATTTATATCTTGAAGAACCAAGTGTTACTTGCTCTAAGGATATATATCTATGTTCAACTATTGTTCTCTCACTCTGAATTTATGTGCGCAATTCTCTTTTTTGTCTTTCCCAAAAAGGAtgttatttttctatatttacagATAATTTAGTTTTAACACTCTCATTTTATCACAAATGAGATGATTTAATTGATATAAATGTCAataacttgttttagaccattaTTACTTGTTAAACATGCCAATTTTGGGCGGACGTCCCAAAGCAAATTGGTTCATCAAGGAATTTTTGACAAAAAGTTCGTCGGAAACGTTCTCGATGTGCTGATTTCTGACAGATTCCTTCAAAACATGCATAggtttcaaaagtattttttctttcttaatttttttcccaattaaACACCGTCACAAAAgttaggacggagggagtatgagtTACTGActttttatctattttttgacccatttaacatGAAGTAACGGATGTGTGTAATAGATTATTTTTACATGAGAAAAATCATATCTATGTAATCGGAATTCAAGCAATTACTGACTCCGAGATTTAACTTTTTTCTAGTCAGGAGTTAATGACTGAAAAATAATTAGTACTTCTATGGACCTGTCAAATAATAAAAGGATTAGTGATTCTTTAATGGCAAAATAAGAGCTTATGATGAATGGAGAAAATTGTTTCCATTgacataaaaaaagaaaattacttGGCTACAAAAGAACACaaacccaaaaacaaaaaaatctacTGAAACAGGCATAAATTATCTTGCtatttttatgcttttgttttATCATTGTTTGACTTATATATAGTTGTAAATGATTTACttatatatacactatcgaTATAATTTAACTTGATGTAACAGGTTATCAGCCTTTTTAAACCTTTCTTCATTACAAATTTCACCTTTTATCAGTACTATCTAGTTATCgttataatgatatgatatagaatcctttttttattaataaacaaAAGTTAAACTCTAATattatatggaaaaaaaaagacgtAGTATCGGTCGGAAGTATCATGACCACATAGTATTCTTGGTTATGTATGTAAGACTACTGCGTCTCATTTTTCACATCATTTGAATATTTGTCTTCCAATTCAAAATACTTCTGTTAccaatagttgaaagaaatacTTAACGCTcacaaaataaagaagaattaACCTATGTAGTCTACCACCaatcatataaattaaaaataatcgttggatatataataaatgtataattcatatataatatgtatattcgTGTATAATTAGTGTATAATCTGTGTATACCGGTTAAATAAACAGTGAAACTAATAGGTAAAAGTTTCTACAATAAATAAACTCCATTAATAGTTTTTGTATTCTACCTGTAACTGATATCTGCATGCAAAACTTCAGGTGTATTATATCAGGAAAAAacgaaaagaaacaaaaaaaaataacttcttCTGTGGACCTTGGACTGACAAGACTATAAACAAATTTGTGTGAGGTGAcaactttttttgtttaatttagtTTGGGTTTATACAAAAGATTCATCAAATAGCCTTAAATGAGGGTAAGAAATTAGGTCataaaatgacaattttaaCAATAGGTCAATAATCAGTCAAATTTTACATGGGAATAGACACTTTGTAAAGGAAGAAGCAAAACATAAAAAGGCATCTGAACAACTAAATGCGTCATTTGTTCATCTTAATAACAAAgccaaaaatgaaaagggaGTACAAACATCAAAAAGTTTAATTAAtagtatcataaaagaaaaaacattaaccgatttaagaaaaacaaaagagaaagaaagaaaaacgaAGTGAGTTAATCAAGATTGATGCAGATAATATATATTCTCCTATACCAATTTGTTTAACGGTATTTGAATATTAGTTTGTAGTTAAAGTCATATTTGTTGTGGTGACCAAACAAACTCAAACGAAAGAAGAGGTTTGCGTGATTCACTGTATTAGATTATTATAGCAACGAAAAAAATTGATTAGTTCATGAGCTATGGAAATGATAAACCGTGAAGAAATCGGCAAAGGAATGGGTAGGTTCTAacaatataatcaaattaacaaaTTCACATGAAAAAAATAGTTCTAACAATTTATAATTAGCATAAACAATTATACTTTAccaaattaaaaagataaaatttaagGTAGTATCTCACATTCAACTAATGGAGTTTCAGGAATAACTAAATCGTTGCTCATAAGCACTACATCAATGACGCTTTGCATATAGAAGACCTGGAGACTCCAAAGGGCATTGATTCTTGCTTCATGTTGGATCTTCATCCACCGacacttaatttctttttttggcatccAAATTTACCTTATGCATATGTGAATTTAATTGTCCGTTTTCTTATCCTTAAATACCATTTAGACCTTAAAATTCACCAAGCGTAAATGTGAATCCGATCGTCAAACTTTGCACATCttcaaaaatgaaaagatacaCACTTAAAGAAAGGATAAGTTAACTAATTCAACAAATCGAAAAAAATCAATAGCATGGAATAtctaaaaataagataaatctCAGATATTTTGATATTGAATCCCGAGGAGTGTCCAttcttttaatttccttttcatgACTATTTATTGGTTTTGCAAGTGAATTGTTGCTAAAAAGTTTGTGAATATATAGAAGTTTAGTTTCCATATCTCTCTTTCTATTTCTACCATGTCGTCATAGCTTATCAGGTATGTGTTAAGTGTAAGACTTATCTTTTCAACGGTTTAGATTAGCCCGCtgcgctctctctctctctctatctctatctCTATCTCTATCCCTCTTCCTCTCTCTTCGGAATCTCATTATCTTTTAAACAACAATGATTTTATATTCGATAAAACTTGCATGTATCTAGTCTAGTGTTAACATCAataaaatgatttcatgacatATGTTTTGCATACATTGTTATCAAAttgtaattaattaatataatttttcagctttatttttctcttaacTATGGTAAATTAGTATTATTTTGGTGTAAATTGttggtgtgcgaacaaagtctCACATTGGTAGCTCAAACGAAAAAAAAGAGTTACTTATAAGGTGTTAAATACTCCTAATGGTGTGAGGCCATTTGGGGAAATAGTGTAAGCTTGGCCCAAAGTGGACAATATCATACCATGTTAAAagtatctttgggccgttttagcccaacaattAGTATCAGAGTCAATGGTTTGACGAAACGAGTATGACGATGGTGGattgtggtgtgggttctggcTTAATGCCTTTGCCCTTATATGGGTCGGTTTACGATATTTATCCATGACTTTGAACACACATACACAACCTTTGGACTTCGATGACTGTAAATACTCTGACAATGTGGATGGTACACAGGCATGTTGATTCTCTGACCCGTGAATTATTATAATGAGTCATATGGAACTTAGTTCAAGGGTAAGATTGTTGGGTGTGCAAACAAAGTCTCACATTGGtagctaaaaagaaaaaagagctacttataaggtATTAGATACTTTTAATGGTGTGAGGCCTTTAAACCCTACTGGCTTGGACCAAAGATGACAATATCACACCATGTTATGAGTCTCTTTGGGTTGTTTTAGCTCTTGAGTGTTGCACCGAATTTTCTAAAAGTAGTTTGTTTTCTACTTGGAAAATATCTTGGAGGACACCCTAAGTAATTCGGGATTAGGATTTTTTGCAGCCTATATATACATGACTTTTTCGCATAATTATGTATGCTATAATCATCTTTCATTAAGAAATAATAAGAGTTGGTGACGGTCgtatattttcttccacttgtATTGTCTCGTAACATAAACATCACATagaattaaatttataaattcACATTCTTAATACAATAGGACTCTACGCAAAAGGGGTCGAAAATTTATTGTCTCAAAGCAAAGTTTGATTATAGTATatattcttctcttctttcttttttcaaaaaaatagacgtgcacgggcccaacaatttcatgtataatgtactaaaatatagATCAACGGAGGGGTtgaatatatcaaaatatttgacttccaatcctacTGACCATCTTAGCATCTTTAGCTTTGCATCAGAGGAAAGAATGCATAAGTACCACCATAAAGATACAATTCATCCACTATATGTTTGATtgataacaaaacaaaaaatgcaaTATAATCCAGAACTTGTTCATGAAAACAAACGTCTGATGGATATTAAAGTGTCAAGAATACTAAACAACTCATACACATCAACTCCGAAACAAGTTCAGTACATGGGAAAGAATCATTAAAGAAATCAGTGAAACTTCAAACGTAAAAGAAACAAATGGGAAAAGAATCAAAGTATAATGACAAAGGTACTTTAACAGTTGTAATTTGGAACAATAATTAAGAGAAAATGCCCTGCCTTTACTGAACAATAAAGGAAAGTTACAATATACACAGCTTTTAGCTGAGTATTACAGCACTAAAATGGCTAAGAACATCGACGAAAGATTAAAGTAAGGAGAGCTGAAAAAAACATATAGTGGCTGCcgaaaaaaatttccttctCCTCATTTAGCAATTCTTAGTAGGGGTGTCAAATTTGGCCCAAAAAGTGATGACCCGCCCAACCCGCCCAAACTTTTATGGGTTGGGCTCAAGATAATTTTATATTGGGCTGATTTCAGCCCAACCCAACATAGTTCATTTTAAAGTGATCTCCAACTTAGCCCAATTCTAGCCcatttttaagatttacttaaatttgggtttattgcttgagatttactttatttttttaattatacacttttcttgtatcatgtATCTTATAAGTTTGTGGTGTGTTCAAtatgaaggaaatatttttcacgaaaaatatttaccacgaaaaaattgttttcttaaaaaatattttccacgaaaaatccgtaaaaataattttcaggaaaatatttttcgcgaaaaatgtatttctagaaaatattttccaaaaaaatatttttctagaaaatagacCCTTCAAAAAAGCAGGTCGGGTTGGGCGGGTCATGACCTGTACCCATTTTTAGTCCATTTCACCCAaccaattcaattttaaataGCTTTTGGGCCAATGTTAGCCCAACCCATTTATTACCTCAGCCCATTTTTATTGGGTCAATTTCagcccaacccgcccatttgacacccctaattCTTAGTAATGGTACAGCTTTCACTTTTTCTTGCATTCTTTTTCAACTGTTCTTGACTTGACTACTCCTGTTTACATTAGTTTGCTCTAAACCCCATAAGGAGGTGACTACATATGCACAAATGTATAAGAGAACGATGATGTGTGCGTTCTTTTTTCTAACAAGTGTTTCTAAATGAAAATGCTATATGCTACATGTTGTTGAGGTCAAATCTACAGGAGAATCTGGTTCTCGGGGGGGAATATTACTTATGaatttgtcatcatcaaaaaggaagaaattgatgagttatgaCATTTCATAGTTTTGAAGATCGACATTTACACCAAGGACCAGGTCCTTGATCAGGTCCCCTGGGCACTGTACGAATGTGACAGCTGTAAAGCTGAGGCACTGTTCTGACTCTCAGAGCCACAGCGGAACAGTAGCTACATGTCGGCTAAAATACTAGGATCATTGCAACGTCTCTATCTATATCATATGCCACTCACATGATCCTCACATGCTCTCATTGGTTCCCTGTATAAAAAACATGTTGGCATTTGTTTAACCTAGCACTTCAAATCATATTATTCTCATTGTTGAAAAGAACAGCCGCCACTGTTTTCTCTGAGCTTTCAAAATCAAGACTAAATAACTCCGGACGCATCCCAAGACTGAAGATGTCTTAAGTCCTAGGTTGTTTAGTCTTTGTCTTCTTGGTCTTAATATTGTAAACCTACACTTCTTTCAAGAAGGGTCCTGTAGGTATTTGATTTATTAAGCTTTTTGTGTAAACGCCTGACTATAGTTAGTTATGGTGAGTTGAGGTTCAGCTAGAGTTAGTTGAATCAGTtggttcttggctagagttagtcaagaaagtgcttgcaatagagttattgtaaaggAAGGAATTAGTGGGCTAATTCCTTAGTTGCAAAAGGCTTGTAATCTGAAAACGTTGCTCAGTTAGTGAAGTTAGAAGTTCTACTGGTGTAgctcgtggtttttaatcccttgagcaaggagtttttcatgTAAATAT contains these protein-coding regions:
- the LOC132066925 gene encoding zinc finger CCCH domain-containing protein 23-like, with amino-acid sequence MAYRNNRHFSCNLLEFTDQEVCESDQFHMYVYKIKKCSILRSHEWASCPFSHRGERARRRDLRKYSYLPIPCPGYKFASCIKGDYCELSHGIFECWLHPAKYRTQLCNAGRLCDRRVCFFAHTLNELRPETKYNWCYVYQYPLDIQPYPDILIENGSNGNWMVIPCNPQPPPPPPQDQYYGITASRLGNSSTSQQTPQKNTSNLELFVPAPPFQSQPRIDQTFQNDSDFSFFSTSPAKLADELKNLEIGRSSQVNKMHDEKGKRPMEFES